The Methanobrevibacter arboriphilus JCM 13429 = DSM 1125 region TTCTTTCTTTTTCAAATAATAGCATTAAAACTTCTTTTTTATATTCTGATTCTTTAATATTTTGCATTAATTCTTTTTCAAACATTAATTTACACCCCTATTTAAGACAATTAGTTATATTTAACATTTTTAAATTGTTATTCTTATTAATAGTTACAAATCGTTACAATTCAGAAATAATCATTGCAACTTACGTATATTAACATAGTACATTTTGTACTAGTTATTATATTTATAAATAATACTTTTTTAAGTTTTTCCTATAAAATAAAAAATTAATGAAAATAATAATATATTATAACAAAAGATAATAATTATATATTTATAAATACATAATATTAACATATACAGAATCAAATTTAAAATTTAGGGGGTTTAAAATGGGTTTTGATGAATGGAGTACAGGAAAAAAAGTAGCTGTGATATTAATTATTGTTATAGCTATTTTTTGTGTGGTTGGAGCTATAACCTTTGCTTTCGTAGCTAATCAAGTAACAAATGAAATCACTAATACAAATATTACAATCGGAGGAAATAATAGTACAACCTCAACAATTAGCATACCACAGGGAGAATATAACATTAATATAGAAACAGAAAATAGTTGGACATCATATATTACAACTGATGGAAGATATTCTCAAAATAGTGGCTCTGGTAGTCAAGAAATTGATCTAGGAACTATAAGCAACTATGCAAGTATTACAATTAATCAACAAGGAAGTGGAACTACTCATGTAATAGTTACTGATAAAGATGGAAAAACAATTACTGAAGGTAGAACATCAACAGATTATGGCTCTGTTTATATGTTATTAAGAGTTAAATAATATTTTTATTAAATAATATTATTTATCACTTATTTATTTTTCTTTTAATTACTTATTTTTAGTTACTTATTTCTATTTACTTATTTTTAGTTACTTATTTTTATTTACTGTTATTATTTACTATTATTATTTATTTTTTACCTATAATTTTTTACTTATTTATTTAATTATTTCTTGTTTTAAAATCTCAATAAAGCTAATTATGTAAATTCATAGCTTTAACCATATTTTGAAGTTTTTTAAATGCCACTTCATCTGGTAAAAGTTTCATACCACAATCAGGATCTATTAAAAGGTTTTCTTTACCTACAATCTTAATCCCTTTTTCAATAATTTTAGATATATCTTCTACAGATTCAGCAATAGGTTTTTTAGTATCTATAACACCTAAACCAATTTTTTTACCTTCATCGATTAAATAATTAGCATTTTTCTCTAAAATATTAAAATTATTTGGATGACCTGCAAATTCACAATCAATAACATCTATATTAAATGATATAATATCTTTAAAGACACTTTTAACATCTCCACAACAATGTAGAGCTGCAGGAATAGTTAAATCTTCAGTTATAATATTAATAGATTCTTTAGCCACTTCCATATCTATTAAACCAGTTGAAAAGAAGGGTTCATCAATTTGAATTATCTTAGCTCCTGCTTTTTCAAGAGACAGAGACTCTTCCTTAAGTGCATAAGCCATATCAATTATAGCTTTGCTTTTGTCCTTGTATATAGGTCCTAATTTAGAAGATTGAATAATAGTAGAAGGTCCAGTAATAATACCTTTTAAACCTTTTTTAGATTTTTCTTCCTTAGAAAATTCTTCAGAATTAGATAAAAAATCTTTCATATACCTGATAGCTAATTTTAAATCATTTGCTCCAATAGATTTATTGTGTTTATATATTTTAGATTTAATGGAATAAGTGTTTCCTTCAATTTCAAAGCCAGGAATAGATTTAGCAAATATTTCAACCATCTCACCCCTAACTTGACCATCAGAAATTAGATCAATTCCTGCCTTTAGTTGTGAATCAACAGCATAACGTATAGCTAATTTATATGGGTCATAAGCCCCTATATTGGAAAGTATTTTTCCTTTAATAGATTTATTTTTTTTTAAAAAAACTGGGTAGCTACCAACAACAGTACTTATCATTTAATCACCAAAAATTAAGAATTAATAAAAAGAATCAAAAGAATAAAATGAATAAAGAATAAAAATAATAAAAAGAAAACTTCAATAGTTAAATTCAACTTGGAGAAAAGTTAGAATTATAAATTAAAGTTTATAATAATATATAATGCTTATAATAATATATAATACTTATAATATTACTACTGATTATAATAATATTAATGCTAATGATAATATTAAAATTTATAACAAAATTAATATTTATGATGCGTTTACGCATTTACATATATTACTACATATAATAACATTATTAGTTAACAATTATATTATTACATATATTATTAAAATATAACACTATTTTTCAATAGCTATTTTTCTAATATTTTCAATTTCTTCATCATTTACAGGTAGTTCAATAGCTGCAGTCCCATGACAAGGCTTAGTATAAGAAATTATTATAGTC contains the following coding sequences:
- a CDS encoding methionine synthase, which codes for MISTVVGSYPVFLKKNKSIKGKILSNIGAYDPYKLAIRYAVDSQLKAGIDLISDGQVRGEMVEIFAKSIPGFEIEGNTYSIKSKIYKHNKSIGANDLKLAIRYMKDFLSNSEEFSKEEKSKKGLKGIITGPSTIIQSSKLGPIYKDKSKAIIDMAYALKEESLSLEKAGAKIIQIDEPFFSTGLIDMEVAKESINIITEDLTIPAALHCCGDVKSVFKDIISFNIDVIDCEFAGHPNNFNILEKNANYLIDEGKKIGLGVIDTKKPIAESVEDISKIIEKGIKIVGKENLLIDPDCGMKLLPDEVAFKKLQNMVKAMNLHN